The Sphingorhabdus lutea genome segment TAGTTAATTGGAGCATAGTTATATGCGCCGCCATAGGGTCCAATTGAACCGTCAGATTGCGCTGTACCAAATACGATATCACCAAATGCCAAATCGGCAATGGTTGCATTTGGTGCAGTTGCAGAACCACCGCAGGTTACGCGGTTGGATGATGCACTGCGTGACAATGCGCATGATGAGTGATCACGGCTGCCTTGCAAAATTGGGTTAACTTGACGATAGCCCAAATAACCAACAAAGTTACCACGGCCATCACCGAAATTACCACCAATGGTTAGGTTGGTATCCCATTGTTGACCATCAACAACATTACCTGTTGGGTATGAAAAACCGCGTTGGTCCATACGATCACGAATGGTTAAGTCGCTGCCACCAACGGTATCAACAACTTCTTTGTTACGGTTGCTATGTTGATAGAAACCATATTGTGAATTTAATTGAATACCTTCAAAATCGGTTTTCATCACAAAGTTAACAACGCCAGCAACAGCATCGGCACCATAAACAGCCGACGCACCGCCGGTTGATACTTCAACACGCTCTACCAATGCAGCAGGGATCTGGTTAAGGTCAGCTACAGGTAAGGTTGGATCACCAGGTTGCAAACGGCGACCATTTACCAACACCAAGGTGCGGGTTGTGCCAATGCCGCGAAGATCGACGGTAGCCGTTCCTGATGCGCCATTAGAAATAAAGCTGTTTTGACCGCCAACAACACTTGGAAGTGTGTTAACAAGATCTTCGATACGGGTTGTACCGGTTGCGGCGATTTCTTCTGAACCAACAACAGTCACAGGACTTGTTGATTCCAAATCTGGACGCACAATACGAGAACCGGTCACAACGATTCCAGGATTTGATGCTGTATCTTCATCAGCATTTTGTGCGAAAGATGGAGTGGAAATTAATGCCAAACCGATTGCCAAAGGCGCGGCGGCATATTTCAAATTGCTTAGACGTATATTATTCACGTTATCAGCCCCTACTTAATTTTGCATTTCTAAACAAGCATATAGGCAGTCGAAACAACCATGAATGTTTAAGGATAATGCGGATTTATCTTCCCCCAAATTCAGGCAATATGCTCCAAACATATCGCGTCAATTATAGAGTTGAGACAATCGTTAAAGTAAAGAGGGTGGAAGAAGCAAAGCATTTACGCCATTTAAGCAAAGATTATTTATTTGTTGTGGCATCATAGCAACAGTTAACCTTCTTTGCGTAAATCCTTTAAGTATTTATTAAGGCTATTTTTTCGTAATAAATTACTTAATCCTTCATTCCCTCATCTTCGGTTTTAATCCACAATGTTGCAATTGCGGCCAAAAATAATGTGCCGCCTGCAATGGCCATTGTCCAAATGGGTTCATTTGGAAAAAATGCGTTGACTATTGATCCCATAATGGTGGCCACCAATAATTGCGGCACAACAATGAAAATATTGAAAAGCCCCATATATACGCCCATTTTTTGCGCAGGCAGGTTCGATGCCAAAATGGAATAAGGCATTGCCAAAATTGTGGCCCATGCAATGCCGACGCCAATTTCACTGAATAACAACATTATGGGGTCGGTGAATAAAAAGAAGCTTAAAAAACCAGCGCCGCCGCATATCAGCCCCGCCATATATGTTTTAATATTGCCCAGTTTTTTGGATAAAATCGGCAAAAATATCAATGCGGCAAAAACAGCAACGGCATTATAGGATGCAAATAAAATGCCAACCCAATCACCCGCCTGTTGATATGCAGCGGATTGCGGATCGGCATTGCCATAAAAATATTGGGCTACCACGGGTGTGGTGTAAATCCACATGGTGAACAGCGCGGACCAGCTGAAAAATTGGACCAATGCCAATTTCTTCATAATGGGCGGCATTCCGGCAAAATCACCGACAATATGGCTTAAAAAATTATCATCCTTATCCCTTTGTTGTCCTGACTTCGCCATGATTATTGCGGCCATGCTGATAATGCCATATCCGCAAATCAACCCGCCCAGCAGGAATATTTCCTTATTCAATTGCAATGGCGTGACCATGGCGACAATGGCTGCGCCCGCCGCAATCC includes the following:
- a CDS encoding MFS transporter, with protein sequence MAQVKPIQNFAGLWNISFGFFGIQIGFALQNANMSRIFQTLGADLDNLAILWIAAPLTGLLVQPIIGHFSDRTWLGKLGRRRPYFLAGSIFAALALIIMPHAEILWFAAMMLWILDASINISMEPFRAFVGDMLDKKQHTAGYSLQTMFIGAGAVIGSIFPYALTWLGVSGEAMGNNIPDTVKYSFYFGAAAMFFSVLWTVVSTKEYSPEEMRAFNQNDPAHSNAAHLDDNVSALSQKKLHSSILWIAAGAAIVAMVTPLQLNKEIFLLGGLICGYGIISMAAIIMAKSGQQRDKDDNFLSHIVGDFAGMPPIMKKLALVQFFSWSALFTMWIYTTPVVAQYFYGNADPQSAAYQQAGDWVGILFASYNAVAVFAALIFLPILSKKLGNIKTYMAGLICGGAGFLSFFLFTDPIMLLFSEIGVGIAWATILAMPYSILASNLPAQKMGVYMGLFNIFIVVPQLLVATIMGSIVNAFFPNEPIWTMAIAGGTLFLAAIATLWIKTEDEGMKD